The sequence below is a genomic window from Montipora capricornis isolate CH-2021 chromosome 14, ASM3666992v2, whole genome shotgun sequence.
tgctcgattctcgtctcgataataattaaagcccccgatgtcatgtgtacgctacgttaatcaaagtacacagtgtcaactactttacatggaaatgcggtacacagcatattgaagatgttcctttacacaccacatagtatttataattatttggccttctaaaaactctccaacacatattcgttgattatcatcatgttcagaCTAACTGCCcacctttttaaatacaaagcatgcgaagagacattccgtttatcttagtaacaagttGTTGTTTTCTAAAGAGTTTTGACGTCTGATCCACGCCTCTACAGATTTGCCAATTTCCCTGAAGCAAATACAATATTGTAGGCTTTCTAGAGCACATGGGCATtttgtctgagcatgcgcgaagGGAATCGAATTATTCGAGTTCGGCGCCATTGTTATTTTGAACGCGCTGCCCGCGGGTTTTTAAACGGGCGATCTacacttttaaaaatattttgtcaagagAGATGAAAGATGTTAACAAAATTACACACTTTTCTATCACTATGGATATTCTTCGAGTTTGTTGGGAGTTCGGATGAGAATATTTTAATGATCAAATCCCGAACAAAACGAGATAAAGGcccaaagaagtggagtttggcatttgatTTACCGAAGTTCAAGATGTTCACACGAGAAGACAAATGATGCAGGTTagtttgaagatgttgaagctTTATTGTTATGAATCACAGGGCTGCATATTGACACGATCCTCAGATAAACCACCCTTTATGAGATGGAAATTTTGAGTTTGAGCTgattttgcttcaactttgaaGTAAGTTTTCATCATAATTCCGCGGGCCCCCAAGCTTCAAATTACTTCAAATAACTTTGTCTCTTCTTCCTCTTTGCAGCTGCTTGGGACTCcaggctttaaaaaatgcgctgtttgtaagattacaatgttattacaacagcttttggcaaatttttatttgggaagttttgattgattttccaAGTCGTGGATCACAAAAGTTTTCTGTCTTGCTGCTCTCCAAGTCTGTTGTGCAGAGCATATAgttgtccatttttaacaaggttGTAGTGTCATTTCAATACACGAtgacttttgcgattttttttcctgtgcttcggtaggtatttttgtaattgctttTTTCGTCTCCTAGAGCTAACATAAGTCAAAAGTTCGGTTAAACTACCCTTTTTCGCCGGCCCCCAAGTCCGAGAACACTTTTAGTGcgttgtttgtttatttgtcctCCGCTTCATCTGGTTTATTTATTCCGAAAAAATGCGTGCTCTTTTTTGTAGCAAGGCAAACTACTACCGTTTACTGTCGAAGATTTCACATTTGGAGCTTGTCCATGTAGTTTTCGAACCGGATGGCGTAAGCTCTGTTATCGTGTTTATTTCATTATAGCATGCTGCTACCTTAGAGCAGACTACTGTAGCATTAGAGGCTCGTCGGTTTTTTTTTCTACGTGCAGCAATTGAATTTACTTCAGCAAGTGTTCTTAGACGAGCGATTTAAGAAATAAGTGAGAATGCTCATTCAAAAAGATTTGGTTGTAATTCTGGAGACGAGCTCTGAAGGGCAGAACAGACATTTCGCTTTTAGTGTGTATCCCTTAGCCTGTAGAGGAATGCCAATCACGATTTCTTTAGATGTATGTGTTAGTTAtacatttgtacaaaaaaatGTTAGGAAACACGTTTTACTTGCCAAAATCCCGTTGTACCGTCTAGAATAAGTGAAACATGCACATGATTATCTGCAAGACCTGTCACTATAGTTTGATCATCTTCTCAACAATCATTATTCTCAAATAATATGTTACACATCAGATTTGTCATGTACTGGCTCTTCCAACAATCCATATACTGTAGTGtaaaaatcaataaatgttcaccacaattcacgggtaaaggaagatacaaaaataaaaaattatgttgaaaactagatgaacaataatactttcaaatttgcCATGAGAGTAAGCAAGGGAGTTCATCTACATAttaccttgaatgttatttgtacCCAAAAATGTTGAATAAATACTGGGTACAGTGTAGCAAATCTTTATGAGCATTTGCAATGTATGTAAAAACCAAGATAGTGTGAGGAAGAGGGAGAGAATGGTTTActtaagttgaaaaaatgaaaccctATATTATTGATGTTTACTTCAGACCTAAAATGGCCATATTTGATCCTTTCAGTTGTGCCCCCCACTCATGCATAACCATTCCTGCAAGATATCTGATGAAGTTACTGATGTTTCCAGAAGAGCTGGTTGCAATAAGGCCACCTTGTAGCCCATGCTTGTGGCTTTCAAAGAGGCTAATGTTTGTATGCATCAGAAGCTTGTCTGTTAGTGCTTTGTAGTGACATCTGTTCAGAAATGTATTCTGAGCCATGATCAGAAGTACTCtgcaaattattattaagtttTAAGGTTAGGCTGTTAATTGAAAGGACAAGGGGAATGTAGTTATCTAGAAGAATGAAAAGAGTTCCATATTGCATGTctttaatttgaagaatttactCATCATAGTTTCTCGAAAAGTGTCCAGCATCCATAAACAAGTTCTAGTACGAACATAATTCTCCATGTCTTAGGTTTATCAGTAAGCTTGCTTTGGAAAAATTGTTTCATGTACAGAATTAAAAGTTAGGATCAAAAGAACTGACAGCGTATTCTCTGCTGTTTAGAGAGATGGGTAGTGGCTCAACAATTGGAGCAATGGACAGAAGTGATGGCTGAGAGGTCAAGTTTTGTGGAAAGGTGTTACCTTGAGAACCAGTTGTGAATGAAGATAAACGGGCAGATTGGTTATGTGAAACAGCCGTATTTGAAGCTCTTgaagttctggattatgattggaatcttaaacactcatagataattaatttgtttgcagtaaaatGAACAGATGTGCTGAATTCACGAGGCTCATACAAATGGAATTCTTGGttgcttataaattcaatgtacagtTAAGATTTCACTAGTTGGAGTCACATCCTACATAATAAAATGTTGCATGTCATAGTCTCAGTAAGGTGACCAGCAAGttgatatgaagaaaaacactcgtgatcattaagtttttgatatccatttattgtgaatacagttgttgaccatttcctcatatcttatacttccgaaggactaacaaattaaatcatattttagttctatacttgtaaaagtttaaaaagcttggggcttgatattaaaaaaggaatactctttggtgtgtcactcttaacatcgctttgttccctgggcctggtctagtcagaccttactaatttcctgttgtcatttttAATCAAAGTGAACACAGAGAAGGATCATTCCTACAGATTGAGACAGTTGTGCAGGGTTCAAGAGGGCAGTTTGTTCAATCACAACATGGGAATCATAGACCTTGCTATGCCCTTAGACATTGGTTATTTATTTCAGGTCCTCAGATTTAGTTCCCTAGGGATTTGGGATGTGCTTAAACTcaaacaaacttgaaaccaaaaaaggcaagctaccgtaaactttgggtgtgaacatttattttcacaATGTAGCTGAAATTCTCGATATTTTAAGTAAacacatttcaaacaagaatgcccaacagagcaaaagagagaacagTGAGAGGTAAACACGTAGGTTGGAATCAAAACTAACGTGGTAAAATGTCTGTCTACAGCTGTGTCTAGTCTGCTTATGTGTGTTTGAAGAGCCCTTCGAATATTATGCAACTTTCGCAAGATTACTGACTACGTGAGAGTTCCACACCAAAACAACTTGGTTTCCCCttattattcgaaagtactttgctgtgactttttgccataAACAGCCCATTCGTTTCTCGATCTTTTCACACCGTCTACACCTAAGGCAAGGAAGATAAACTACACAGATAACGACACGAACTCGAAACTTTTCGCCACGTACACCgccattattttggtttctgCTTATGGCGGGCCAGCGGATACGCCCATAAGTGATCTCAAAGTCACGcacgcgcagacagaatgcccctGTGCTGGCTTTCTAGCACTCACCAGCTGACTATGAAACCCGAGGAGTCTGGGTACGAGTGTTGTCGTTACGCAGCCGACGTGAGCTCACCTGAGCTGCGAAAACGAGTACATCCTAGTAGTTAAACCGTTTGAAACATGTGGCGGTGTGAAAATTGTGGCAAGCAGCAGtgacaaatgaaagaaaatcgTAAAATGTAAGTTATgaaatttctttgctttcaAACAATTTGGGTGACTGCTTACTGTTATCAGCTGAACGAAAGAGACGAGTTATGATGACTTGTAAGTGGAGATGCACCTTGCGTcatggctgccatgttggtgcacgAAAACAAAATAGCATTTCTTCCATCAGCGTTTGAACGTTACACATTtgagattttcgcgcgaacATCCTTAAGTCTCACTCTAAAATTACTTTCTTGTGAGGATACTACATACTCTTCTGACGAGAATTATAGTCTGCTGAGAAGAATGCCAATGATTAAATTCTTTGTCCTTGGAGGagaatattattattcttaagAAAATCAACACAGTTTTTATGGTAAGAATATATAATCTCCTGAGGAGATGGATAAATCTTTTCAAAAGaagttttgtttttgaatgAAGATTGTAATTCTTCATTTAAGAGTGGATGGCTTTCGTTTAGGAATTTGTGCAACCTTGTGGGAATAAAATGTTCTTCTCTCGAGAATCTCTCATTCAGCTTTAGAGAATGATTATCAGTTTACACACCTTATATTACTGACCAGGCCAGagctttaattaattttgtctttaaaatgaaCTGAAAGCAGTGGCCACTACGAAGTTATTTGGTAGTGAGACAATCAACTGTCAATGCAGCAACTTTTCTAAAATtgttttaaggacagtgcctactattgttattacgcaaacgttctgcacatctcgagatactcggattcccTATTGGTTGTGCTTATTAATACGGCGATATTTTTGTGTGGTTCAAAACTACGctgaaaaagcagaacttagcaagtgctcttggaatccaaaaagaaaattgggggtaaccatgcatttttcagagataattaagcttcaagtttgaaaagaacgccatacattgctttgcattttaaccCATAGACTCATTCGTGTACCGCTGTTGTGTGTGTACATTAGATAACTTGGTTAATTTGGGAGGTTTTGCATTGGAAAGCGAGtgttaaaaataaaccatatgcgcagtaaatgtacacaagatACATATGTACTGAGTTCTAGAATTAagttcaccttgaagaagaaacagtgaacttccagatgatgtaaaaatattgctaaaaagtgattcaaaACATGTCCTAAGGCTCAACAGAAAATGCAAAGGTAGAATTTTCGAAGCAGCGCGCGTTAAGCAATCAAGAAAATGGTTGATCGCTAACTAAACAAGCGcttcaaaaatatatattataactcAAAATATACCTTGtgcaatttacagttaagtctaaccactcaatggataaaaattgttagaaatttattccaatcgctttgttttcttgcaggtataaGTGAAAAATTATGCACAAATGCCGCTGCCGAAACAAAATTTCACCACGAGCTTTCTGCTTGTTGAAATACACAAAACTGCAAGATTAATTTAGTTAATTGATCACTATCATGTTTCATGAGAGAACAAACAAGGAATTGTGTACAAAAGTGCTCTTTCGAAAACTTTCACTGAAAGATAACttacacaacaaaagaaaaacaacacaacAGATAAAACCGCTGGAGGTATTCTTGCATTTGCGCAATATAAACGCACAATTGGATTGATCTATTTGTTGAAGATACTGATCTTCCGCGGTATGCCAAAGGCGAAAATTCCTTCgattaccaatttattttaggacaaaaaaacttgttatttgcaaaaaatccaTCGGTTGATCAATATAAAGCTAAATTTGGGAGCTAATCAATGCCCATTATGACGTTAATAGCTACGAAGGCCTTTAATTTTGCGCGGCTTACTCCATGAAAAAGGGCAATGCCCTTGGGGGTTTTAAGAGTTTTTGATAGGCATACTTACTCGtttcgtttaccatttaccaTTTCAAAAGGGCAAAAAGCCAAGCCTCGTGGggtctcttatcagctgtcaaaatatgctcacaacatggcaaatgattggtcaattttgctactaaatctccataacaacaaaaaaattagatTTACTAAGGAGGACTGGGTAGTAACGGCGGGTTTaggtaataataacaataataataataacttaaaaacttatatagcgcaagCTTCATGACAGAATGATCGCATACGCTTAACATGGATTAAAATACCAATAAAATTTATCAGTTCATATAAGCTAAGAATATGTTCATAAATAGATTTGTAAGTTAACTTAAGATTAATTACATGAAGTCAAAATGCCAATAAAATTGTTAATTCCTGTAAACTaaaaatatgctaatttaaaataataagttTTAAGTTGACTAATTGTGGTGGCTTTCCTAATGAAGGAAGGAAGTGAATTCCAAACGTGAGGGGCAGCCATACTAAAAGAACGGTCGCCAAGTGTAGAATAAGACTTAcgtaaagaaaaatttaaagtaattCGTTGCCAGATCGCAGAGAGTAATTTGCATCGGTCTTAATGGAAATAAGATCACTTATGTAGGACGGCGCTAAGCCACTGATTGCCTTGTACGTTAAAAGTGCTATTTTGAACCTGATTCTGTAGATtatgggaagccaatgaagtttcatcAATAATGGGGTAATGTGACAGAATTTACTTTCCTCATAAACTAATCTGGCGGCCGAGTTTTGGACCCTTTGAAGCTTGGATAACTGGTAGTCAGGTAGACCATACAATAAGCTATTGCAGTAATCGATTCTGCATGTGACAAAAAAGTGCACCAGGGTTGTGGCCGCTTCTTGTGTTAAATATTTTCTTATGCGTCTTATATTGTGTAACTGAAAGAATGATGCACTGCAAAGATTGGTCACATGTTGGGACATATCAAATGTATCATTGAACCAAGTACCCAGATTCCTAACAGATCTGGACTTGGTTATCAGATGATTTCCCACTCGTATGCTAGTTACATTGACTTTAGCTAATTGCTGACGAGTTCCGATCATAATAAAGTCAGTTTTATCGTCGTTCAACATAAGACTATTGTGCTGAGTCCATTTCTTGTTGTCAGCAATGCAGGCCTCCATGGCACTCACGGCAGCATCTTGACACAAAGAGTTGCTCGGGCTGATTGAAAGGTATAGCTGAGAATCGTCTGCGTAGGAATGAAATTCAGGTAGGTGAACCTCAACGATATCAATTAAACTGCTACAATAGATGTTAAATAACAGAGGGCCAAGACAGGACCCTTGCGGAGCGCCACAGTCAAGATGGAATGACCTCGATAGTTTATAATCAACAGCTACCCGCTGCGATCGACCAGATAAGTAGGAGCAAAACCATGATAGTACTGTACCTCCGATACCAAGCTTCGACGTCATGCTCTCGAGTAGAATTTCATGATTCGCTGTGTCGAACGCAGCACTGAGATCTAACAGCATGAGAAGAGTAACATGTTGCTTCACGCCGGGCTGGGGCACGCCCAAAATTGGCAAGTTTTCTGTCAGTGGTGTTTCaggtttcaaatttcaaaatggccccCCTTTAGTCTGCATAGATTTGCATCGATTTGCATACTTAAAAGCTGAATATCTTATGACATGGACCGCTATGATCTGTGGGACGGAGGAAAGCACATGGTATTTTGATGTTGACAGGTCGGCCATTTTCCGATTGTCATTCAGTCAAACCGTGGAGAATACTTTGGCATTTTTCGTTGACTGTGTGGTACCGAGCTGAGGTAAGTCCATTTCTTCGTATTTGATAAACTTGAGCCGTTCAttaatttccttcattttttccGAGGAATTCAAAACGATAGATACCTCATAAAATTATTTGTGTATTGAATTCTAAAATTCTTTCTTGCTTTACAGGTGTCCTGCCTCGAAAAAATGGAACCGCATGCTAGGCTGTACGTGGGATTGAAATCGGCACGCTcgttagtaataataataataataataataataataatacataactTATATAGCGCAGCGCTTCTCAAAGATCCagcggcgctttacaataacggtaatgtaaatataaaatcagttagataatggaataaaaattagtaaaaatcaaagaaaacaaaaactacaactgCCTAAATAAATGGGTTTTAAGTTTAGACTTAAACGTTTGTATGTGATCCACTTGCCTAATATCGTCTGGCAGGGCGTTCCATAGTGTAGGAGCTCTGTGAGAGAACGCTCTATATCCATATGTTTTAAGATTGCATTTAGGTACCATTAGAAGTTTTTTCCTAGAAGATCTTAGGTTTCTATTAGGAATGTACGGTTCTAACAGTTCACATAGATACAGAGGACCTAAACCATTTAgtactttaaaaacaagaagTAGTATCTTAAAGTCAATACGGGCGGagacaggcagccaatgtaggCTTCGAAGTACAGGAAGTAACGTACAGTACACAAGTACAGGAGTAACGTTAGACCGCAGTAACTACTTTTGATCAGCGAATCAAACAACCATAAACAGCAATGGGGGAAAAGGGAAGGCAAAACAACAGAAGCACAAAAACTAGTGCGAATTACCGCTTCCCGATTGGCAAATTAGCGACTAGAAGAAAAGAACTACGAGAAGTTTACCTTGACATCTGTCAAAGCcttcaagaagaaaaaagaaaagtcgATCGTGTCAGCAAGAGAGTAAGTTTTGCCTTGATAAGCTtagtaaatattaaaaatatcaGTAACTTAATTTTTTAGACTGGTTGATTATTGTTTGAGTGCCACTAATTTTGATTGCCTTGAATTTAGTTGTTGGCCCTACAACAGGGCTAGTTATATTGATAATCATTTAGTTTGGCCTGTGTTGTCAGATGTAGGCAGCCTTATGAAAATGTGACTAGATCTGCAAAGTATTTGAATCTGACAAATAATCATTGTGGGACCATGTGTACTGAAGGCTTCCGCAGTCAAGTGTCCATCGATACCCTCAATCAATACTCTTGATCGGTACTCGACTGACACCACAATGACGCTTCAGTTGACACTCGACTGACATCTTGGTTGACAGTCAGTGGGGAGTCCACTACCAGCAATTTTTGATCAATGCACCGTAGACGGTTGACACTCGGCCGACTATCCACCACCTATTGATCAAATATTGACTGTGTGTTGATCAAGTGTCAAATAGAATGTCAACCAAGTATCCATTGGGATGTTGATCAAGGGTATTGATCGAGGGTATCGATCGACACTGGATCATGGGTGCCTTTTAATACACATGATCTGCAATGGGTTACAAAATTGGTGGAGGTAAGAGTTTCCTCAGTTGCTGACCAGAAAAATTATTTTACCATACTCTTGTAAGGATtacttattttcaatttttttttgccagatAATGTATTAAATATTCATCAAAAAACAAGTTAATTGCATGATTTTAATTTTCAGATCAAAAGATGCCAATCCAAGGTATCAGAACTTGAATTAGTGAGGGTCCCCTCAAGACAAGCTCTTTCTGAGACGAAAAGGAAGAGACGAATGAAGCTAAGAAGAAAGGCACCTTCACTGATCCAGCCAGGAAACTCAGAGCAGCTTCAAGATAGGTTCGTGAAGCCACGGTCTTCACGAAAACGTAAACATGAAACCATTGAGGCATGTTCTGAAATTCATGGTGCCATAGAAAGTGATAAAAGACCTTGCCTTGATGGTATGTGGGTCTCATTAGTTACTAATGCAAGTTCAGAGCAGCTAAAGAACTACATTGCATGCTCtaagaaaacaaggaaagtacTTCCATCAGTTGTAAACAAAGCAGTAGCTGAATTTGAAGGAAGCACTGACAATTCAGTGAGAAGTGTAAAGGTTCTTTATTGTAAAGGTTTAATcagcaaagaaaaatacaaatctGTTAGGCAAAGCTTGTGCATGAAGTCTAATGGAAATAGTGCTCATAGAAGCAGCATTAAGGTTTCAGGAGTGAGAGTACCTAAAATTCTAACTTATGAAAAGGTTATTTCCTTTCTCAAATCTGTTGAAATTGGTACAGTGTTGGATATGAAATCTGAATTCTGTGGGAGCCTGGGGGAAGATGAACAAGTAGAAGGAGCTTTCAGGCAACTAGAAGAATTTCTACTTGAACTTGCAAATTTGTACATTCATGTTGATAAAGTCTTAAGCGAGGATGGATCACCTTTTCTTCATCATTTTAATGAGGCCCCATACAATTTCAAAGTAGCCATAGGTGCTGATGGGGCACCGTTTGGCAAGGACGATGAGGCTACTGCAtggcttctttctttcattAATGTAGGGGAACGAATTGCTAGCCAGAATGAGAATTTCCTTCTTGCTGGAGCTAATTGCTCTGAGTCTCATGTTGTCATGaagctttatgcaaaaaaattaGTTTCTGACATTGCTTATGTTGAGAGTAAGAAGTATACTGTGGCAGGGTATCCCGTGCA
It includes:
- the LOC138032275 gene encoding uncharacterized protein isoform X3 — encoded protein: MGEKGRQNNRSTKTSANYRFPIGKLATRRKELREVYLDICQSLQEEKRKVDRVSKRIKRCQSKVSELELVRVPSRQALSETKRKRRMKLRRKAPSLIQPGNSEQLQDRFVKPRSSRKRKHETIEACSEIHGAIESDKRPCLDGMWVSLVTNASSEQLKNYIACSKKTRKVLPSVVNKAVAEFEGSTDNSVRSVKVLYCKGLISKEKYKSVRQSLCMKSNGNSAHRSSIKVSGVRVPKILTYEKVISFLKSVEIGTVLDMKSEFCGSLGEDEQVEGAFRQLEEFLLELANLYIHVDKVLSEDGSPFLHHFNEAPYNFKVAIGADGAPFGKDDEATAWLLSFINVGERIASQNENFLLAGANCSESHVVMKLYAKKLVSDIAYVESKKYTVAGYPVQFKFKLVPSDMKWLATFAGELSNAAHYFSTFANVPEANKDTVSGSIGESEECTWQPWKYNDRLSAASRVKAKQNELDATHLAPSTKRSKLTQFIKGQKSRQECEPIIRHLVDFAVAEPLHNSNNAWQYIHCLLLEEAISRSDIPVAGCDVSTLPNETPLKRFMLSVKNEVGASRLYKKLNKWLKEGRKKKFEYRFTGKETKCFCHKFMFFIDSLSRENDTGPELLRLVSIAFAALQLRDAVSKFSRVETDEAICQELEVHCQLFFNTCSLLLKSVNPTVWTVGYAIPFHNKALFKEFGLGLGINTMQGR